Proteins encoded by one window of Methanobrevibacter woesei:
- a CDS encoding NADAR family protein encodes MIDKFRGKYWFLSNFYESPIEEENITYPTVEHYFQAQKTFNQEEKLKIAQATKPAEAKKMGRKVNLRKDWEEVKIHVMEKGLRLKFQDPTLRKKLLATGDEELVEGNPWGDRYWGVCNGSGKNKLGKLLMKIRKELQDEYIT; translated from the coding sequence ATGATAGACAAGTTTCGTGGCAAATATTGGTTTTTAAGCAATTTCTACGAATCACCAATTGAAGAGGAAAATATCACTTATCCAACAGTAGAACACTATTTTCAAGCTCAAAAAACCTTTAATCAGGAGGAAAAACTAAAAATTGCACAGGCAACAAAACCTGCTGAAGCAAAGAAAATGGGTAGAAAAGTCAATTTAAGAAAGGACTGGGAAGAGGTTAAAATTCATGTAATGGAGAAAGGATTAAGACTAAAATTCCAAGATCCAACATTGCGTAAAAAGTTACTAGCTACTGGAGATGAAGAGTTAGTTGAAGGAAATCCCTGGGGAGATAGGTACTGGGGAGTATGCAATGGATCAGGAAAGAATAAGCTAGGTAAACTTTTAATGAAGATTAGGAAAGAGTTACAAGATGAATATATTACTTAA
- the dusB gene encoding tRNA dihydrouridine synthase DusB, whose translation MKWKIGDVKIDNQVVLAPMSRECNSSFRRIAKLMGCGLVETEMISATAIKYNNHRTQEMLYMTDYERPISVQLFGSDCESFRIASRYVYNKVKPDIIDINMGCPVRKVAIASKAGSALMKNPDTAHDIIETVVETVDVPVTVKIRSGWDENNINAVEIAKVVEDAGASAITVHPRTRDQGYAGKSDWSIIKKIKDELSIPVIGNGDIKSCYDAKRMIDETGCDAVMIGRATLGNPWLIRECIDYLDYGIEPREVTLEEKIEMIKKHTELFLDFNDETLAFRRFRNLISHYIKHFPYNHDLMSKLFKTNTKEDLFRLLDDYYVKLNQK comes from the coding sequence ATGAAGTGGAAAATTGGTGATGTAAAGATTGATAATCAAGTTGTCCTTGCCCCTATGTCAAGAGAATGCAATTCCTCCTTTAGAAGAATAGCTAAATTAATGGGATGTGGACTAGTTGAAACTGAAATGATATCTGCCACAGCTATCAAGTATAACAACCATAGAACCCAGGAAATGCTCTATATGACTGATTATGAAAGACCTATCTCAGTACAGCTATTTGGATCTGACTGCGAATCATTTAGAATTGCTTCTAGATATGTTTATAATAAAGTAAAACCAGACATAATCGATATCAACATGGGATGTCCAGTGAGAAAGGTTGCAATAGCTTCTAAAGCAGGCTCTGCATTAATGAAAAATCCAGATACTGCCCACGACATCATAGAAACAGTAGTTGAAACTGTTGATGTTCCAGTAACTGTTAAAATCAGAAGCGGATGGGATGAAAATAACATCAATGCAGTAGAAATTGCTAAAGTTGTTGAAGATGCAGGGGCATCAGCCATTACTGTTCATCCACGTACTAGAGACCAGGGATATGCAGGTAAATCTGACTGGTCAATAATTAAAAAGATTAAAGATGAATTGTCAATACCAGTTATAGGAAATGGAGATATCAAATCATGCTATGATGCAAAAAGGATGATTGACGAAACTGGATGTGATGCTGTAATGATTGGCAGAGCAACCCTTGGAAATCCATGGCTTATTCGCGAATGTATTGACTATTTAGATTACGGCATAGAGCCTAGAGAAGTTACTCTTGAAGAGAAAATTGAGATGATTAAAAAGCATACTGAACTGTTTTTAGATTTTAATGATGAAACACTTGCATTTCGCAGGTTCAGAAACCTTATTTCACATTATATCAAACATTTTCCCTATAATCATGACCTTATGAGTAAGCTATTTAAAACTAATACAAAAGAAGATTTATTTAGATTATTAGATGATTATTATGTAAAGTTAAATCAAAAGTAG
- a CDS encoding SAP domain-containing protein produces MFENMDTTLKGLNIDDVYADKVNLVINYIDGSSSNTSLNGFSVKKYVIEDLRKNSRYFSIRSHAIKNIISNEYEEISLELANQICLDVIEEIENSNKEIDKEYTTKFIIDTFKEFSINLTQEIAFKIYDFLFLQMRNVPFIKRFEQIGMDIKSLLNENDINLSLEDVEEICSLLSGEFFDEYRESNKIDYNTIFIMDYSAVGDIPWNQLIKINVDIFKKYGIDISNIKQELIKEMWCYISYENNNYISNIDIYTTKNIEFKRNYILFLNYLQNNPVYVIEKLANNYSSSDKGDFSTVPETNYLQNKFFDLAINLDHIKNCHGLGVLEEASTSDIKEVLKKNGLEVGGRKKTLINRVKENLTIDIINKEFPGDAYGLTEKGKEFLDEFDYYLYYIDNVISFKEYIEICELNPELSTFDILITIYDNLIRKYIEINANCPDDMYNLLLHKSYVYKNFNDKLNELKLLLLMYVRINGKTENIHKLKIRNQDLHKIKTLSRKLNLSDDEINNLYDSVNDCINEYNIPKISHYGKMNLDEESLETINVYEKDYVKLLY; encoded by the coding sequence ATGTTTGAAAATATGGACACTACACTCAAAGGATTAAATATTGATGATGTTTATGCAGATAAGGTTAATTTAGTAATAAATTACATTGATGGATCTTCTTCTAATACTTCTTTAAACGGATTTAGTGTAAAAAAATATGTAATTGAAGACCTTAGAAAAAACAGCAGATATTTTAGTATAAGATCTCATGCAATAAAAAATATTATATCTAATGAATATGAAGAAATTTCTCTAGAATTGGCAAATCAAATTTGTTTAGATGTAATAGAAGAAATTGAAAATTCTAATAAGGAAATTGACAAAGAATACACAACAAAATTTATAATTGATACATTTAAAGAATTTTCAATTAACCTTACTCAAGAAATAGCATTTAAAATTTATGATTTTTTATTTTTACAAATGAGGAATGTACCTTTTATAAAAAGATTTGAACAAATTGGAATGGATATTAAATCATTATTAAATGAAAATGATATCAATCTTTCATTAGAAGATGTGGAAGAAATCTGTTCTCTTCTTTCTGGTGAATTCTTTGATGAATACCGTGAAAGTAATAAAATTGATTATAATACAATATTTATAATGGATTATTCTGCAGTAGGTGACATTCCTTGGAATCAATTAATAAAAATTAATGTTGATATCTTTAAGAAATATGGTATTGATATTTCAAATATTAAACAAGAATTAATAAAAGAAATGTGGTGCTATATTTCTTATGAAAATAACAATTATATATCAAATATTGATATTTACACAACCAAAAATATTGAATTTAAAAGGAATTATATTTTATTTTTAAATTATCTCCAAAATAATCCAGTATATGTTATAGAAAAATTAGCTAATAACTACAGTTCTTCTGATAAAGGTGATTTTTCAACAGTTCCTGAAACTAATTATTTACAAAATAAATTTTTTGATTTAGCAATCAATTTAGACCATATAAAAAATTGTCATGGTTTAGGTGTTTTAGAAGAAGCTTCAACATCTGATATTAAAGAAGTTTTAAAGAAAAATGGTTTAGAAGTTGGGGGAAGAAAGAAAACTTTAATCAATAGAGTTAAAGAAAATTTAACAATTGATATAATTAATAAAGAATTCCCAGGAGATGCATATGGTCTAACTGAAAAAGGAAAAGAATTTTTAGATGAATTTGATTATTATTTATATTATATTGACAATGTTATTTCATTTAAAGAATATATTGAAATTTGTGAGTTAAATCCTGAACTTAGCACATTTGATATATTGATTACTATTTATGATAATTTAATTAGAAAATATATTGAAATTAATGCAAATTGTCCTGATGACATGTATAACTTATTGTTACATAAATCTTATGTTTATAAAAATTTTAATGATAAATTAAATGAACTTAAATTATTATTGTTAATGTATGTTAGAATTAATGGTAAAACTGAAAATATTCATAAACTTAAAATAAGAAATCAGGATTTACATAAAATAAAAACTCTTTCAAGGAAATTAAACTTATCTGATGATGAGATTAATAATCTTTATGATTCAGTTAATGATTGTATTAATGAGTATAATATTCCAAAAATTAGTCATTATGGTAAAATGAATCTTGATGAAGAATCTCTTGAAACAATTAATGTATATGAAAAAGATTATGTAAAGTTATTATATTAA
- a CDS encoding tetratricopeptide repeat protein: MIKKRDFKEEFFYLENKAFELFKKEEYKLSFEYYNKLLKASEDFKNNSWEKHFKWYDEVLSSCLKKYSNNYEEFFKHLFLVDTETYDAWFDKAELYEDNFKRTEAIEFYYKLFEFNHNDLLLLEYLGRLLCFSSRYDESLNIYDTALSIDNNNKKIIEGKWYVYYTSDRINDALNVLKNLDNIDDVSSGTYCATGYSFEENNDFEDALWCYKKAFEIDEINGNLSESDSIDGIKKMLLKLSINDYSFLNDFYLKWISKIEYKFDTEHCPNCGGKFIPIIYGLIAEDNLFDKQKKGNVILGGCTIGGDSPTHYCKNCDKEFQFKTNGIKINYKNNSRQYFYTEKIINKITYYIPNDQNESSINIKELENEMRESYGLNNVEFTALINKLMDIGYIYMPTKGQISLSEDNFYSQF, translated from the coding sequence ATGATTAAAAAACGCGATTTTAAAGAGGAATTTTTTTATTTAGAAAATAAAGCTTTTGAATTATTTAAAAAAGAAGAATATAAACTCTCTTTTGAATATTACAATAAGCTTTTAAAGGCTAGTGAAGATTTTAAAAATAATTCTTGGGAAAAACATTTTAAATGGTATGATGAGGTTTTATCTTCATGTTTAAAAAAATATTCCAATAATTATGAGGAATTTTTTAAACATCTTTTTTTAGTGGATACTGAAACTTATGATGCATGGTTTGACAAAGCAGAATTATATGAAGATAATTTTAAACGTACTGAAGCTATTGAATTCTATTACAAACTTTTTGAATTTAATCATAATGATTTACTTCTTTTAGAATATCTTGGTAGACTTTTATGTTTTTCAAGTAGGTATGATGAATCTTTAAATATTTATGATACTGCTTTGAGCATTGATAATAATAATAAAAAAATAATCGAAGGTAAATGGTATGTATATTACACTTCAGATCGAATAAATGATGCATTAAATGTGTTAAAAAATTTAGACAATATAGATGATGTTAGTTCTGGGACTTATTGTGCAACAGGGTACTCATTTGAAGAAAACAATGATTTTGAAGATGCATTATGGTGTTATAAAAAAGCCTTTGAAATTGATGAAATAAATGGTAATCTCTCTGAGAGTGATTCTATTGATGGTATTAAAAAGATGCTACTTAAATTATCAATTAATGATTATTCTTTTTTGAACGATTTTTATTTAAAGTGGATTTCAAAAATAGAATATAAATTTGATACAGAACATTGCCCTAACTGTGGAGGAAAATTTATACCAATAATTTATGGGCTTATTGCTGAAGATAACCTATTTGATAAACAAAAAAAAGGTAATGTTATTCTTGGAGGATGCACTATTGGTGGAGATAGTCCAACACATTATTGCAAAAACTGTGATAAAGAGTTTCAGTTTAAAACTAATGGAATAAAAATTAATTACAAAAATAACAGTCGACAATACTTCTATACTGAAAAAATAATTAATAAAATTACTTATTATATTCCTAATGATCAAAATGAAAGCTCAATTAATATTAAAGAATTAGAAAATGAAATGAGAGAATCCTATGGATTAAACAATGTTGAATTCACTGCATTAATTAATAAATTAATGGACATAGGTTACATTTATATGCCTACTAAAGGTCAAATTTCTCTTTCTGAAGATAATTTTTATTCACAGTTTTAA